One window of the Archangium primigenium genome contains the following:
- a CDS encoding AAA domain-containing protein, with amino-acid sequence MNHHRNFLHWTIGFTRSWPVRCPASELPPADRERLHRWGQVVDGPRLTLLVEGKHVPLSFPNPALVREVRQALRQASPPVAFRIRLEKEADRTDSWAGELELVQTSLPASLEGTVGIVFPEALWGSLPDTERQRVLGGIRGALTFECGGAPTLVVDAPLLSLESERGAPRLELVLDDRRRLVVRIDGVPGQQWLVVEAIQPAKGGVELHAGRLISLQREPVLTVSESTGPRSDLTALVPPTQELLRAWLQYEGLEYARDQELFERRGEAPLEFNEMEIADSESFDVAIVNATAAEQWLGERGRMGGNLGIDVQVAAMAGNEPPRLAILERFLERKDEGRLFARLRFESESDRPPTLGRILVRENQGSASARKRRAKVLERLRSGKFASPRLLEHLLDPSRVQPVTAKLETFLRKNRKKSLEERQAEAVAKAAKLPALLLIQGPPGTGKTEVIVELVHELRARYGERQEGVGPFRVLIAGAHNDAVKNAFRRLDGMVVRVVTAEKQEQTSLEEQSARRGQDIARKARARIAGSVTFQLIQAQRELRDRLVLARRAILDSGVEQAMPRLAELVEMGLERLLTGSHLQELQALLGRLEALRSAAECAPARDEGSAAVSAALQRLVQVPLPGPGASPTALLAPLGELEAAREAVLSSQETLSEELLLQADAWLSLKPRIEQAVNRGSGWSQALHARAAELVRMEVLPSDPSPPAASTPTVHEEVLHSLEREGLLWCEEALRLISGQLTELMRREEVVLDQWIRALEEDPRLFHTLQSTYAPISAATCQKAADTLDAEDDFYDVVIVDEAARAGIDVLIPMALGRHVILVGDHRQLPPYVEEQIWRQLDSGLQERVDMGSSLFDWLRQRLPKENFIALDKQFRMHEEIGRLVSRAFYEPEVVLRHHWEGPRAEERKLDLGLFGNQPTVWVDTKDRPDKECDCNEENGYEEEVIFKLLESIPREKLSALREKHGAVPIAVLAFYKRQRQRLEERLLSKPSWLREAVEITTVQSSQGREFPLVLIATTKSTRQRKIGFLKDQSSANVAISRAQSQVIILGDSETLAAEQHGRGEPPWRKVFGLLQIQSVELPSPNIVLASEVRSWT; translated from the coding sequence GTGAACCACCATCGCAACTTCCTGCATTGGACCATCGGCTTTACCCGCTCCTGGCCCGTCCGTTGCCCGGCGAGTGAGCTCCCTCCCGCGGACCGTGAAAGGCTCCACCGCTGGGGCCAGGTGGTGGACGGTCCCCGGCTCACCCTTCTGGTGGAAGGCAAGCATGTGCCGCTCTCGTTTCCGAATCCGGCCCTCGTGCGCGAGGTGCGGCAGGCCCTCCGGCAGGCCAGCCCTCCAGTGGCCTTCCGCATCCGGCTCGAGAAGGAGGCGGACCGCACGGATTCGTGGGCCGGTGAGCTGGAGCTGGTGCAGACCTCCCTGCCGGCCTCCCTCGAGGGCACCGTCGGGATTGTTTTCCCGGAGGCTCTCTGGGGGAGCCTGCCGGACACGGAGCGTCAGCGGGTGTTGGGGGGAATCCGGGGGGCGTTGACCTTCGAATGTGGCGGAGCGCCCACGCTCGTGGTGGATGCGCCCCTGCTGTCGCTGGAGTCAGAGCGGGGGGCTCCGCGGCTTGAGCTCGTCCTCGATGACCGACGTCGCCTCGTGGTGCGGATCGACGGGGTCCCGGGGCAGCAGTGGCTGGTCGTGGAGGCCATCCAGCCAGCCAAGGGAGGAGTCGAGCTGCATGCCGGGCGGCTCATCTCCCTGCAACGCGAGCCGGTGCTCACCGTCTCCGAGTCGACCGGGCCGCGCTCGGACCTGACCGCGCTGGTGCCACCGACCCAGGAGCTCCTGCGCGCGTGGCTGCAGTACGAGGGGCTCGAGTATGCGCGGGACCAGGAACTCTTCGAGCGTCGCGGCGAAGCGCCTCTGGAGTTCAACGAGATGGAGATCGCGGACTCCGAGAGCTTCGACGTGGCGATTGTCAATGCCACGGCCGCCGAGCAGTGGCTCGGAGAGCGAGGGCGCATGGGCGGCAATCTCGGCATCGACGTGCAGGTCGCCGCCATGGCTGGAAACGAGCCTCCGCGGCTGGCGATCCTTGAGCGCTTTCTCGAGCGCAAGGACGAGGGACGGCTCTTCGCGCGCCTGCGCTTCGAATCGGAGTCGGATCGGCCGCCGACCCTGGGGCGCATCCTGGTCCGGGAGAACCAGGGGTCCGCGTCCGCGCGCAAGCGCCGCGCCAAGGTTCTCGAGCGGCTACGGAGCGGAAAGTTCGCCAGCCCCCGGCTCCTGGAGCACCTGCTCGACCCCTCAAGGGTTCAGCCCGTCACCGCGAAGCTGGAGACATTTCTCCGGAAAAATCGCAAGAAGTCGCTGGAGGAGCGGCAGGCCGAGGCGGTCGCCAAGGCCGCGAAGCTGCCCGCGCTGTTGCTCATCCAGGGACCCCCGGGCACGGGAAAGACGGAGGTCATCGTGGAGCTCGTGCACGAGCTCCGGGCCCGTTATGGAGAGCGCCAGGAGGGGGTGGGGCCCTTCCGGGTCCTGATCGCGGGAGCCCACAACGATGCCGTGAAGAACGCCTTCCGCCGCCTGGACGGCATGGTGGTTCGCGTGGTGACGGCGGAGAAACAGGAGCAAACCTCGCTTGAGGAGCAGAGTGCCCGGCGCGGTCAGGACATCGCCAGAAAGGCCCGGGCGCGGATCGCGGGCAGCGTGACCTTCCAGCTCATTCAAGCGCAGAGGGAGCTCCGGGATCGGCTCGTCCTCGCTCGGCGGGCCATCCTCGACAGCGGCGTGGAGCAGGCGATGCCGCGCCTGGCCGAGTTGGTGGAGATGGGGCTCGAGCGGCTGTTGACCGGCAGCCACCTCCAGGAACTCCAGGCGCTGCTGGGTCGGCTCGAGGCGCTCCGGAGCGCGGCGGAGTGCGCACCGGCTCGGGACGAGGGGAGCGCCGCGGTGAGCGCCGCGCTCCAGCGGCTTGTTCAGGTTCCGCTCCCCGGACCCGGCGCGAGTCCGACGGCCCTGCTGGCACCCCTCGGGGAGCTCGAGGCGGCGCGGGAGGCCGTCTTGAGCAGCCAGGAGACCCTCTCCGAGGAGTTGCTCCTCCAGGCGGATGCCTGGCTCTCGCTGAAGCCCCGCATCGAGCAGGCGGTGAATCGTGGGAGCGGCTGGAGCCAAGCGTTGCACGCGCGCGCGGCCGAGTTAGTCCGGATGGAGGTCCTCCCTTCTGATCCCTCCCCGCCCGCCGCGAGTACGCCCACGGTGCACGAGGAGGTGCTGCACTCCCTTGAGCGTGAGGGCCTGCTGTGGTGCGAGGAGGCGCTTCGGCTGATCTCCGGGCAGCTGACGGAGCTGATGCGGCGGGAGGAGGTCGTACTCGACCAGTGGATCCGCGCGTTGGAGGAGGATCCCCGCCTCTTTCATACGCTTCAGTCCACGTACGCGCCCATCTCCGCCGCGACCTGTCAAAAGGCCGCCGACACGCTCGACGCGGAGGATGACTTCTACGACGTCGTCATCGTGGATGAGGCCGCGCGGGCGGGGATCGACGTGTTGATTCCCATGGCGCTCGGGCGACACGTCATCCTGGTGGGAGACCACCGGCAGCTGCCTCCGTATGTCGAGGAGCAGATCTGGCGGCAGCTCGATAGCGGACTCCAGGAGCGTGTCGACATGGGGTCCTCCCTCTTCGACTGGCTCCGGCAGCGGCTGCCGAAGGAGAACTTCATCGCGCTCGACAAGCAGTTCCGGATGCACGAGGAGATCGGCCGCCTAGTCTCAAGGGCCTTCTATGAGCCCGAGGTCGTGCTCCGGCACCACTGGGAGGGCCCGCGGGCCGAGGAGCGCAAGCTCGACCTGGGGCTCTTCGGCAATCAACCCACCGTGTGGGTGGACACGAAGGATCGGCCTGACAAGGAGTGCGACTGCAACGAGGAGAACGGGTACGAGGAGGAGGTGATCTTCAAACTCCTGGAGTCGATTCCGCGCGAGAAACTCAGCGCCTTGCGTGAGAAGCACGGGGCGGTTCCCATCGCGGTGCTCGCGTTCTACAAGCGGCAGCGGCAGCGCCTGGAGGAGCGCCTCCTGAGCAAGCCCTCCTGGCTGAGGGAGGCCGTGGAGATCACCACCGTCCAGAGCTCCCAGGGGCGCGAGTTTCCGCTGGTCCTCATCGCCACGACAAAG